One window from the genome of Myxocyprinus asiaticus isolate MX2 ecotype Aquarium Trade chromosome 30, UBuf_Myxa_2, whole genome shotgun sequence encodes:
- the eno2 gene encoding gamma-enolase, producing MSIVSIIAREILDSRGNPTVEVDLRTDKGLFRAAVPSGASTGIYEALELRDGDKSRYKGKGVLKAVGHINDTLGPAIIASEISVVEQEKLDNMMIELDGTENKSQFGANAILGVSLAICKAGAAEKGVPLYRHIADLAGNTELVLPVPAFNVINGGSHAGNKLAMQEFMVLPVGAESFRDALRVGAELYQTLKGVIKEKYGQDATNVGDEGGFAPNILENSEALELIKTAIDKAGFTDKVVIGMDVAASEFYRDGKYDLDFKSPPDPNRHITSDELLEIYQTFVNDYPVVSIEDPFDQDDWPAWTNMTGSIGVQIVGDDLTVTNPKRIEKAAEDRACNCLLLKVNQIGTVTEAIQACKLAQANGWGVMVSHRSGETEDTFIADLVVGLCTGQIKTGAPCRSERLAKYNQLMRIEEELGDQARFAGHNFRNPSAL from the exons ATGTCCATTGTGAGCATCATTGCCAGGGAAATCCTGGACTCTCGGGGAAACCCTACAGTAGAGGTGGACCTGAGAACTGACAAAG GTCTGTTCAGGGCTGCTGTGCCCAGTGGAGCATCTACAGGTATCTATGAAGCTCTGGAACTCAGAGATGGAGACAAAAGCCGTTACAAGGGAAAAG GTGTACTGAAGGCTGTTGGTCACATTAATGACACTCTTGGGCCAGCCATCATTGCATCT GAGATTAGTGTGGTGGAACAGGAGAAACTGGACAACATGATGATAGAATTGGACGGTACAGAGAACAAAT CTCAATTTGGTGCCAATGCCATCCTGGGAGTGTCTCTGGCCATCTGCAAGGCTGGTGCGGCAGAGAAAGGCGTACCCCTGTACCGTCACATTGCTGATCTGGCAGGAAACACAGAACTAGTGCTGCCAGTTCCT GCATTTAATGTAATAAACGGAGGCTCTCATGCTGGAAACAAGCTTGCCATGCAGGAATTCATGGTACTTCCTGTAGGGGCAGAGTCGTTCCGTGATGCACTGCGTGTTGGAGCTGAGCTCTACCAGACCCTGAAAGGTGTTATCAAAGAGAAGTATGGCCAAGATGCCACCAACGTTGGTGATGAGGGAGGTTTTGCTCCAAACATCTTGGAGAACAGTGAag CACTGGAGTTGATAAAAACTGCCATAGACAAGGCCGGTTTCACAGATAAAGTTGTGATTGGAATGGATGTAGCCGCCTCTGAGTTCTACCGAGATGGGAAGTACGATCTGGACTTCAAGTCGCCCCCAGACCCCAACAGACACATTACAAGCGATGAGCTTTTAGAGATCTACCAGACATTTGTCAATGACTATCCAG TGGTCTCCATTGAGGATCCATTCGATCAGGATGACTGGCCCGCCTGGACTAACATGACAGGTTCCATCGGGGTCCAGATTGTGGGAGACGACCTGACCGTGACAAACCCAAAGAGGATAGAAAAAGCTGCTGAAGATCGTGCCTGTAACTGTCTGCTCCTGAAAGTCAACCAAATTGGCACCGTTACAGAGGCCATCCAGGC ATGTAAGCTCGCCCAGGCCAACGGATGGGGAGTAATGGTGAGCCATCGCTCAGGGGAGACTGAGGACACTTTCATCGCTGATCTAGTGGTGGGGCTCTGCACTGGACAG ataaagaCGGGAGCTCCGTGTAGATCTGAGCGCCTCGCAAAATACAACCAACTTATGAG GATTGAAGAGGAACTGGGCGATCAGGCTCGATTTGCCGGGCACAATTTCAGAAACCCTAGCGCTCTGTGA